A single window of Loxodonta africana isolate mLoxAfr1 chromosome 10, mLoxAfr1.hap2, whole genome shotgun sequence DNA harbors:
- the LOC100655530 gene encoding olfactory receptor 4K15-like: protein MDQGNNSRRIEFVLHGLSGPRELQLFYFAFFTFFYSSVVLGNLLIVLTILSEPALHTPMYFLLSNLSFIDLCLSTFATPKMIVDFLKENKTISFEGCMAQIFFHHAFTGGEMMLLVAMAYDRYVAICRPLHYAAIMNVHKCSGLVMGSWLFGVLHSLSQLVFTVKLPFCGPNKVDSFFCDIPLVIKLACTDTYTLEVLMLLDSGLMGMIFFLLLIISYTVIMVTVRCQSSVGMAKAWATLTAHVTVVTLFFGPGLFIYAWPFSNFPIDKFLSIFYTVFTPLLNPLIYTFRNKEVISAMQKLRRRQVSS, encoded by the coding sequence ATGGACCAAGGAAATAACTCTAGAAGGATTGAGTTTGTGTTGCACGGTCTTTCAGGTCCTCGAGAGCTACAGCTTTTCTATTTtgcatttttcacatttttctaTTCATccgttgtgctgggaaacctcctCATTGTGCTCACAATCCTCTCTGAACCTGCgctacacacacccatgtacttcctgctcagCAACCTCTCCTTCATTGATCTGTGTCTATCCACCTTTGCCACTCCCAAGATGATTGTTGACTTCCTCAAGGAGAACAAGACCATCTCCTTTGAGGGCTGCATGGCTCAGATATTCTTTCATCATGCCTTTACCGGTGGTGAAATGATGCTCCTTGTGGCCATGGCATATGACAGATATGTAGCCATATGTCGACCCCTGCACTATGCAGCAATCATGAATGTACACAAGTGTTCAGGTCTTGTCATGGGCTCCTGGCTCTTTGGAGTCCTGCATTCATTAAGCCAGTTGGTCTTCACAGTAAAGCTTCCATTCTGTGGTCCGAATAAAGTGGACAGCTTTTTCTGTGACATTCCCTTAGTTATCAAACTTGCCTGCACTGATACATATACCCTTGAGGTACTGATGCTTTTGGACAGTGGTCTAATGGGTATGATCTTTTTTCTGCTCTTGATCATCTCCTACACAGTTATCATGGTGACTGTACGATGTCAGTCCTCAGTAGGCATGGCCAAGGCCTGGGCCACCCTGACTGCCCATGTCACTGTGGTGACCCTCTTCTTTGGGCCTGGCCTCTTCATCTATGCCTGGCCTTTCAGCAACTTCCCAATTGATAAGTTTCTGTCAATATTCTACACTGTTTTCACCCCTCTCTTAAACCCCTTGATCTACACATTCAGAAATAAGGAGGTAATATCAGCAATGCAGAAACTGAGGAGGCGACAAGTAAGTTCCTAA